The window ATCGTCACATCACTCAAAGACACTACGCTAGTCGGTACACGAACCGACATGCCATCAAACTTACCTAGCAAACTTGGCACCGTTTTAGCCACAGCAATTGCTGCACCTGTCGTGCTCGGTACAATATTCTGAGCAGCCGCCCGTGATTCACGCATTGCCTTGGCTGGGCCATCCTGAAGTACCTGACTAGCGGTGTAGCTATGTACAGTTGTTAGCATCGCTTTTTCAATCCCATATTCTTGATCGAGAATGTCCATAACCGCCGCCAGGCTGTTGGTGGTACAGCTGGCGTTACTAATAATGTCACCCTGATAACTTTCTAGATCATGTTCGTTGGCACCGAGTACAATTGTCTGAGTTTCATCGTCTTTAGCGGGGGCACTAATCACGACTTTTTTTGCTCCAGCTTTAATATGCGCAGAGGCTTTTTCGGCTGTCACAAACAGACCAGTCGACTCGATTACTACATCTACTTGGCGGTCTGCCCACGGTAAATTTGCGGGGTCCTTTTCGGCACTAACAGGCACTTTTTTGCCGTCTACGACAATACAGCCTTCTTCGAAGCTAACCTCGTGGTGATAGGCACCATAATTAGTGTCGTACTTCAGTAAATAGGCCAACATTTCGTTGTTTGTTAAGTCGTTGATAGCTACAATCTCGATATCGTCACGATCAAACGCCACCCTAAAAGCATTGCGCCCAATCCGTCCAAACCCATTAATTGCCACCCTTGTCTTCATATTCCCCCTCAAGTTTATCTTGCTTACGCTAATTATAACCTAGACAGGTACGAGCACCAATACAAAAGTTAGCGCCCCCGGCCCTTTCACATTTTAATGTCTTTTCTACCACCAAGGGTTGGCTTGGGCGCGTTCCTTGCATTCGCCGATTATCTTCCAGGCATCTTCCACACTGCCAAAACCAAGGACTTTGGTTGAGCCAGGCTTTTTGAGATCTTTGTAGTGATTAAAATGGTGCTCAATCTGTTTTTTCCAGGGCTCGCCAAGCTCATCGATATTATTGATTGGTCCGTAATGTCGATCATCGGCCGGCACGCAGACGACTTTGTGATCCATCTCGGCATCGTCTTCGAAATTAAGAATTCCGATAACCTTACACTCAACTACCACTCCCATTGGCAACGGCTCCCCAGTTACAACTAGCGTATCTAGTTCGTCACCGTCTTCGTCGAGAGTTTGGGGTATGAATCCATAATTTACTGGCTTAGCAAAAATACCGGGCTCTACTCGATCGAGTGCAAAATACTCATTTTTTCGATCCCACTCCACTTTGAGCATGCTGCCTTTTGGAATTTCAATAACTGTTGTGATGTTTGTGCCGTCATCGGCGCTCAACTGATTAAATGGATAACCCATTCGCTATACCTCACTTATCTTTTTTCTATACTAAACAGTATTATACCAAACGTTACAGCGATAAAGATATGGGACTAGGCTGCGGGCTTTTCGAGGTACTCACGAATCGACAGAGCCGCCGCTGCGCCTTCGCCAACTGCACTGGCAATCTGCATTGTCGCGCCACTGCGAACATCGCCAGCACAAAACATACCAGGAATATTAGTCGCCAGCTTAAGGTCGGTCATAACAAAACCGTAATCGTCAAGTTCAACACCGCTACCCGCTAGGAAATATGTGACCGGCTTTAAGCCGATAAACACAAAGACACCGTCGGTAGGAAAGTCTGTTCGCTGACCGTTTTTCGTTCCAACTACTTTGACTATTTTGTTGTCTTGGCCAACAATTTCGTCGGTAGTGGTATTAAAGTGAACGGTAATTTTATCGTTCTTGTCTATCTCGTGTTCGAGTACGTCGCTAGCTTTCCATTTATCTCCTCGGATCAAAATGTCGATATGGCTGGCAAACTTGGTCAAGAATAAAGCTTCTTGAGCTGCGCTGTTGCCACTGCCGACAACCACGAGTCGACGATCACGATAAAATGCACCGTCGCAAGTTGCGCAGTTGTGCACACCACGGCCATAAAATTCTTGCTCGCCCGGTATACCGAGTTTTTTCCATTCACTGCCCGTGCCAATCAGAACGGCCCGAGCTCGATAGCTATTCATACCACCCTCGACCTCGAAGATATCGCCATTTTTGTGGATATTTTTTACTTCGTCGAGCTCGATGACTGCCCCAAACCGCTTGGTCTGGGCTTCGAGCTGTTCGGCCAACCTTAGTCCCTCGATACCATCTGGAAAACCTGGGTAATTGTCGACCATATCGGTAATAGCTGCCAAACCACCAACAACTGCTTTCTCGATAATTAATGTCTCTAGGTCTTCGCGAGATGTATATATGGCACTGGCTAGGCTAGCCGGGCCGGCACCAATCATGACTACATCCCAGACTTTTGTAGCTTGCTCTGTCATCTTCGTTTACGCCAAACCTAACATTGAGCTAATTGCACTATAGTTTGGTCCAGTTACTGGAGGCATTTCAACACCTTGACCATCGGCTATAATAGTGACCGGGACGCTTAAAGTACCACTCTTTTCAAGCACCTCTTGCTGACGATCCGGGTTTTCATCTAGGTTAACACTCTCGTACGCCACACCCTTGGCATCTAGCCATTTTTTTAAGGCCGCACACGATGCACAGTATGTTGTACTAAAGACTGTAACTTTATGAGTTTGTGTATCCATATTGGCCTTTCTTATTTAATTTTATTGGGTTATCCCAATTAGCTCGATATCAAAAACTAGGTCCGATTTGGCGGGAATGTTACTGTTGCCAGTTTCGCCGTATGCTAGCGAATACGGGATAACGAGTCGGCGTGTTCCGCCGACTTTCATACCTGGAATTCCATCTTGCCAACCCTGAATTAAACCTTCTAATCCAAATGTAATCGGGCTACCACTGTCTAGGCTTGATTCAAAGATAATCCCATCTTTAACAAATGCACCAGTGTAATTTACGGTTACTTGATCGCCAGCGACTACTTCGGTCCCATCGCCTTCGACCAAATCGATTATTTCGAGTTTTTCTACCTGACTTGTTCGTGGCTCAAATCCCTGTAATTTTGTACCTTTTAACACATCGGCCTCCTGATTATTATTTTGATTTGTAGTATCTTGCGTTGTTTGATCAGTATTTGAGCTTTCGTCTTTATTCGCCTGAATTACAACATAAGCACTAAAACCAATCGTACTAACAAAAAATGCAACTGCTAACATTAGAGATACAACTCTTGTTGTCATGGTACCCTCCTTAAAAAGTTTAGCGACACTCTACTGGGCTTGGCCAGACTGTGCGAAAGAAGTCGTCACTAAAGAATATATTATCAACCCTCCGCTGCTCGAAATATATTTTACCTCATGCTTAACCGAGATGAAACTAAAAGGTAATGTCTTTTAGGCAACGATACCAAATTTGTTTAACGCCTGCTTACGCTGTTCGGCACTTTTTGCGCTTTGAACTGCCAACAATTGAGCGTAGATGCCTTTGGTTTTTGCCAGCTTTGTTGGACTCCCGATCTCGTCTACCTGGCCATTCTTAAGGGTAACGATTACATCGACATTTTGGATGGTGCTCAGACGGTGTGCGATGATAATAGTTGTCCGGGCATGCATTAAATTCTCGAGCGCCTCATGGACTAATAGTTCACTTTTACTGTCTAGGCTACTCGTTGCCTCGTCGAGTATTAAGATTGGGGCGTCTTTTAAGATAGCTCGGGCAATTGCAATCCGTTGCTTTTGACCACCACTCAACTTCAGCCCTCTTTCACCAATCAAAGATTCGTAGCCGTCATCGAAGCTGTTAATAAAATCATCTGCGTTGGCAGCTTTGGCGGCAGCGATAATCTGCTGCTTAGTGGCGGCTGGTTTGCCGTAAGCTATGTTCTCGGCGATGGAACCAGAAAATAAGTTGGGTTCCTGAAACACAACGCCAATATTTTTACGTAAGCTATGTTGCTTGACACCGGCGATGTCTTGGCCATCTACCGCAATGTTACCCTGACTCGGCTGATATAGCCTCAGAAGCAAGTTGGCGATTGTCGACTTACCCTCGCCGCTCTCACCCACTAAAGCGATCTTGCTGCCTGGTTCGATCGAAAAGTTTAAGCCCTTGATAACTGGTTTTTTATCGTAAGCAAAGTGTACATCTCTGAACTCCACTTTGCCTTTAGCCACACGCAAGTTTTTTGCAGCTGGCACGTCTTCGATGGCTGGTACGGTATCGAGTGCCATAAAGTAATCTTTACTATCTGCAACAGCTCTCTGGATATTCTCGACCAAAAAGCTAATTGTGAATACTGGCATACGGATCATCAGTGTTAACTGAAAAATCATAATTGTATCGGCTAGACTTAAACTGCCAGTTTTGGCCTGCCAAAACAGCAATAAGTAAACTATCCCAAAAATCACATTTAAGACAAGTTTGCGACGAAAATCCATCGTGTGCCACAGCCGACTCTGGGGCTTGGTGAGTTTAAGTGTTTGTTTAAGATGTTTGCTAAAAAAGTTAAGCTCCGATTGCTCCCGCACAAAACTCTTTACAGCCTTTACTTGTGAAATAGATTCTTGGAATCGGCCAAAAGCAATATCTTGGTTCTGGTTGATACCATCTTGATACTCAATCCATTTGCCGCTCGATCGAACAGTTAACCAGATAAAAATTGGGTATAGGCTAAAAAGGAGCAGAGCTATCAGCGGGCTAAAATAGGCCACAATTGCCAAACTAAAAACCGTCGTCAGTATAAAAGACGCAAAGTTGTTGCCCATCATCTTAACGAACTCAGTAATCTGAACTACGGAACGCGTCAGGCGAGCGGTAATTTTACCCGATAACTCTGTATCAAAATAACTCTGGGGCAATTGTAAGATGTGTTCGTAATAACGGTTACTCAAAAATATTTTTAGTTTTACCGATAAAACATCGCCATGATACTGCATGAAATTTACCAAGACATTGCTAACGACATCTTGGGCAAACAGTAGTCCGACGATAATTAAAATTGCCTTATCACTAGCAGCTGCGCTACCAACATTTTGAAGCTCAGCGACTAGCTGTCGAATCAGAATCGGCTGGAGCTGAACCAGTAGCGAAACAACTGCCGTAAAAATAAACAGCAGTAAATAATATGGCCACAGGTGTTTTGTGAACCTAATAATTTTTAAGAGTGGCTTCACTATTCTTCGCTAGATTCAGATTTATCGGTTGTAGATTCGGTGGTTTCGGCATCTGCAGGAGCTTCTTCTTCGGTCTCTTCAACGACACGAGGTGTTTCGACTTTTACGATACTTGCTTCTGGATCGGCCATCAATACCACGCCTTCTGGCAAGACGATATCTTTGGTGTGTACGCTGTCGCCGTCCTCGGTAAGACCAGATATGTCGACATCAAGGTGTTCGGGGATACTAAGCGCACCGGCCTCTACTTCTAGCGTATCCAAGATCTGCAACACAAGTAGGCCTTTGCTGGCAGCTGGAGCGTCACCAACAAGCACTAGTGGCACATTAGCATGTACTTTTTCACCTTTTTTAACTTCTTGGAATGTAACATGCTCGACAGTGTTTTTGGCTGGAACAAATTTAACTTCTGTTACTAAAACTGTATGATCGCTATCGCCAGCTTTAATTAAAACAGGCTGTGTATAGCCAACTTTTTGTAAAACCTTAAGCAGGTGATTGTACTCTGTTTGAATAGCCACCGACTCTTTGCCATGACTAACAATATTGGCAGGTACCAGCCCAGCTCTCCGCAAAGCTTTATTTTTTTTGCCAGCCGCCTGGCGAATTTCGACTGCAAGTTCAACAGCTTTCACTCTAATTAACCTCTTATCTGATTATTGTCTAAAATAGGCTGGTAGTATACCAGATAACACCTCTAAGGACAAGCCGAAATCACTATGGAACCCGGGCGTCTTTACCCGGGTTCTGGAAAGCGTTCCCTAGAGGTGTCCACCTCATCACTTCCGTAACTTAATTATACTCCCGATTGCAAGCCATGCCGTGATAAACAGCATAGCCATTTTATAATGATTGAGTTATTCCACAAAAACCACTAAAACTTAATGAATTTTGGGGAATCGGTGTTGGAAACCGATACTAAAAGTGGCTCAATTGTGAGGGAGCTTTGGTAGCTCAACCTCAAACAAGAACTCTACTTTTAGGAAGATTCATCCCCTTCACCTACCTACATGTACCTCAGGTCCTTGGGACGCTGATTATGCGCCTCCATTGATCGGACGTAAGCACCGTAGGCCTTCTGGACGTCAGGGTGACTGCGATCACCACCACACTTCTGGAGTGCGCGCTTGACCGCCTCTTCCTGGTTTCCTGCCATTTTGCTCACCTCCTTTCAAGAGGCTCGAGAAGTGCAGCTGGTTGCTGCATCTGGGGAAATGAATAAGAATCTTTGCCTAGAGAGCTGGCACCCGGTGCCAGTGATTGCCCGCTCGGGGCGCCAGCTCTACTAGGCTGTACGGCCGAAGCCATACGAGCCGCCGGGAGGAATCGAACCTCCGACTATCGGTCGATGTGTCCGCACGTGATGCGGTATGAATTTCCGGCCTTCCGTCTGCTAGCCTCCGTGGACAAGCAGACATACTGCAGGAGTCCTAAGGTAACTACAACGATCGACCGAAACTCTACCGACTGAGTTACGACGGCGAGTATCACGTGGTTGTGCCCGAGTGAACACCCGGGCACAACCACTTCGGGGCAGGCGCAAACCTTGCGAACGCAGAGCTGTGAAGGCGGTTAAACCTACTCTGTGAACTTGAATGAGGTCTGCATACGGGCGGAATCCGTTGCCATTGCACCCTAGCAGTCTCGACGGGATTTGAACCCGTGACCTCTGGCGTGTGATGCCAGCGTGAACTCCAGACTTCACCACGAGACTGGTGGTCGAGGTGGGTATCGATCCCACATACCTCCAGCTTTTCAGGCTGGTACTCTGAACCTCCTGAGCTACTCGACCGGGTGGAGTCTTACCGAACAACGCATGCATGCGGGTGTAACACCACAAGCCTGTACGGCGTCTCCGCCAGACAGTTGCGCCTTTCGGCAGTACTCCAATGGCGGTTACCCGCCACATTCAACTGGTACCACAAAGTGGGCCCAGCCGGAACATTTCCCAGTTCCTAACGTTTGATTCGGTCTCCAGCTGTCTGGAATAACCGTATCGGCACGCTAACCTCCCCCACCGGTTTCTACGGCGAGGTAGCACCCCTGACAGGATTCGAACCTGTGCTTACGCCTTGAGAGGGCGCTGTTTTAGACCAACTAAACTACAGGAGCATTGCTTGAGAGAACTGCGAAGCTAAACAACACATGTTGTATAGCTACAGCAACCCCTCTGTCGGGCGACCCCGTTTCGATCGGGGGACCTTGCGAGTTGTACTCGCATGCTCTGCCGGCTGAGCTACCGCCCGGTAAGGCTTGCCGATTCTGCTAGTGAGCTATTCCGCACTCCAACGTGCACTACGATCTGCGCAGCACACCCTAGCTATCTTTACCGGCCAACCCGTTCATTTGGGGCGGCAACACCTTCCCCAAACTAATCCAAATCACTATGTGGTGATCTCGATTAGCCTGGAGAATGTTGGTATTAAAAAATTCTTATTCTTTAATTTTAATGAATCTTTTCTCGTCAAAAAAACGAGAAGTTTCCAACACCTTGTAAAAAAACACCTCACCAGGAGCAAAGGCTCCTCAACGAGGATGCCACTATTATACACTCACCAGGGGTTAAAATCAAGTTAGATTTGCCTAGCCTGATACTTTTGCGAGCCGACTTGAGCTATTGACTCGATCACATCTGTAACTTCTTGGGTCGTAAGTGTCTTGTCGAGTGAACTCAATCTAATTCTGAAACTCGTATTCTTTAAGCCTGCTTCTGGCTCAAAAATACTGACAGTAGACAGTGTATATTTATAACCTGTCTGCTCAAGTACTTCAACGACTGTCGACTGTAGATCGCCAAAACTAACACTGTTTGTAGTTTGTAAAGTGATGTCCTGAGCAGAACTTGGAAAGCGACTTAGCTCTGTGTAAGGACTCTTCGCTTGCCAATTGGCAAGCGCTTGGGTTTCGATCTCGAAGCCGGCACAAGCCCCTGGCAATCGAAAGGCACGTTCAACACCTGGCTTGAACTCACCCACAATACCTAAGAAAGATCCATTTTTTATCGATATTAAACTCGACCGACTTAAATCGTATGGAGAAGTAATCGGAAAATCGGTTTCGGGAGGTACTGGTCGAAATTCTAGTTCGGCTCCAAAGGCATGCGCTAAGCGTCGCAAATACTCCTTTGCTTCGTAATATCCAGTGCCTGAACGTTGTTTCAATTTGCTGGCAAATACCAAGCCCGTAACTTCTATCTCGCCAGGCAATCCAGACTCGTCTAGTCCATGAACTTTATTATGGGTTTTCCCGACTTCGAACAGCGCGAACTCCTCGTAGCCAGCCTTAATATTCTGATGCACGCTGTCGAGTAAACTTGGCATCAGGCTCTGGCGATAAAAATGCAAGTCTGGGCTAATCGCATTGCTTATAGCATAAGAATCTTCTGGTTTCTGGCCGGCCTTCTCGAGCAAACTCCGGTGGACAAAGCTATAGGTTAGTAGCTCGTTAGCACCGATAGTCGCCAAACTTGAGCGAATCTTGGCTTTTGTTTTAAAAAGCTGGTTGACTTCGACTGGTTTGGTCGAGCGTTTTGGCAAACACAGGGCTAAATTATCGTAGCCATAGAGCCGACCAACTTCTTCGACAATGTCTTCTTTGATCTCGATATCGGTGCGCCAAAAGGGGGCGGTCACCGACAGCTCATCGGCCTCGGCTTCAACCACAAATTCCACATTAGTTAAGAGTTGTTGAATTTCGGTGGCTGATAAGCTTGAGCCAAGTCGACTGTTTAAAAACTCCGAACTTATGCTGACTGGTTTGTTTGTAGCTAAATTGGATTTAACATCGTACCATTTGTCGTACGACATACCGCTTGAACTGCAAACCACCTCTCCCGCCGCTATCGAGGCGCAGGCCAATGTTTGCCAAGGGCTCTGACCTTTGTTGAAGCGACTAGCGGCATCACTGAATAGTCCGTAGTGCATGCTTGTTCGACGGATCGAGTACATATCAAAGTTTGCCGCCTCGAGAACCACTTTTGTAGTGGAGTTGTCGACTTCGGTATCGGCACCACCCATAACTCCACCAACACCTACGATTTCTTGGTCGGTCGCAATTACAATCGCTGGCTGATTAAACTCAATCGTTTTGCCATTGAGCAATTTAAGCTGCTCGCCACTCTGGCTAAGCCGAGCAACCAATGTTGGCGTACCAGAACTTCGAGCAGCTAACTTGGCATAATCATAGGCGTGGAGTGGTTGGCCATAGGCGTGCATAATGTAGTTTGTAATATCGACGATGTTATTGATCGGTCGATAGCCGGCTTTAGTAAGATTTATTTGTACATCGAGTGAAGATGGCCGAACCTCGACATCTTCAACTATTAATGCCGAAAAACGACTCACCAAATCTGTTTCGATTCTTACTACCAGCTGTTCATCGGCAGTTATTGTCTGGCTAAACTCGGTTTGGTACCATTTAGGGCTTGTAAATTGTTTGCCAAATATTCCGGCCACTTCGCGAGCTACACCCAGCTCGCCAAAACAATCAGGACGGTGCGTGAACATTTTGTTCTCGATCTCGATCACGTAATCGTTTAGATCGAAGACTTCGGCAAAACTATCGCCCGGTTTATATTTTTCGGTACGTCTAAAATTGGCTAAGGCCTCTACGTGAGGTACTTCGTTGGCTGGTTTGATAGCTTCGAGCCTGGTTGACTCGGGTAGCTCGACAATGCCATTATGATCATCGCCAATCGCCAACTCTTTAAGGCTAGCTAGCATGCCGTTACTGATAACCCCACGAATTTCACGAGACTCTAAAACAAATGGTTCATCATCGGCAAAACTGGCCGGGACAGTTGCGCCAGGCTGTAGCCAAACTGCCCACATATCGGCATGAACATTTGGTGCTCCACAAACCACTTGAATGTAGCCATTTTCGTCTCGCTTTAGATCGGGGTTTTTGCCACCATCATCTACCGTGCATATACTAAGTTTATCGGCATCTGGGTGTTTTTCGCAGGTAATAACTTTTACAATTAGAGCCCCTTTATATTTGGCACCCCAGTCCTCGACTGCCTCGACCTCACCCAAGCGCGAGCCAATACGTGCCACCATTTCTTCGACACTTACATCTAGTCCTGTTAGGCGTTTGATTTCGTTATAACTTACCCTCATGCGAACTGCCTCAAGAAATCTAGCTTGCCGCTCTGGAAATGGCGGATATCTTCGATACCGTGCTTGATCATTACCATTCTCATAAAACCTATTCCCCATGCAAAACCAGTATATTTTTCGGGGTCGATACCTGCTTCGCTAAGCACATTCGGATGAATCATGCCGCAACCAAGTAGTTCAATCCAGCCTTCACCACAGACTTTACAGCCCTGCTTGTCGCAGAATGGGCAAGAAATAGCAAACTCAAACGATGGTTCGGTAAACGGAAAATAAAATGGCTGGGTTTTGATCTCGATCTCTTTCTGGTAGTACTCTTGCATAAACTCTTTGAGAGTCGCAATCAAGTGTGCAGTGGTTACACCCTCGGCTACATAAACTCCTTCGATCTGGTAGAAGGTGTGCTCGTGGCGAGCATCGAGATCTTCGTTACGAAAAACTCGGCCGGGCACTACCACGGCAATTGGCTCACCGGCTTCTAACTGTGCCTTGCGAGCTTTAAGGACTCGATTCTGCATGTTACTGGTATGGGCTGGCGCCACAAGCGGTCGACCATTTTTATCGACTTCGTCCAAAATAAAGGTGTCGTATTCGTCGCGAGCTGGGTGACCATCCGGGAAATTCAGGCTATCGAACATATAATATTGGTTATCTAACTGGCGCGACTCAACCGAAGTAAAGCCCATTCGGTAAAAAATATCGAGCATTTCATCTTGTGCCTGCATAATCGGGTGTTGGCTCCCCAAGCGACTATCGACTAAGGTTGGAGAATCATTTTCGCCGACGCTAAACGGAGCGGTTACATCGATCGGTTCCTTCTTCGGAGCGTCTTGCTCGGCTTGCCAATTGTCGACTTGTGCCTGGATTTCATTTTTTAGACGATTTAGCTCGGCCCCAAACTTACCACGCTCTTCTGGAGCACGATCTTTTATAGCTTTAAGCAGCTCACCTAATCGTCTATCTTTTAAGATGACTGTTTTATCTAGGCTAGACTCAAAATCTGCTTGCAGAGCAGTAGCCAGTTCGGCGATTTCAGAAAACTCATATTCCATTCGAGAATATTATAAGCATTTATAGGTGTAAGCTCAAGAAATGCAGATTATTTTTCGCGATCGACGATAATCATTCGCGCACTGTAGTTGTGGCCATATCCGAAACTACATCTCCGCAGCGAGCACATTCACAATGCTCACTACCCGGCATAACTGCGCCTTCGATGCCATGAGGTCGCTCGACAAGTCTGATGACCGGTGTTTCTGCCTCACACGATTGACAGTAGTGTTTAGTAGCTCCTGGTAGTCTGCCACCTTCAATATGTACTGCTAAACATGCCACGTACAGAACTCTTTCGGCTCGTCGAATAACTGCGTTATCTCGCTCGTATCTTTGTGGGTCAATGTCCAGTGGTTTACCGGCTGCGTATTTGATAGTGATGTAGTTAAGCGACCAAGGAATTCTTGGGTAGCCTGAATTCTTGTAGGGATGGTAGCCAACCCTGATATCTTCAATACCTTCTTGGCTCTGCCAGTCTCGACCCTTCACCCGCCAAGTATTAGATCCAATTACAGCTACACCTGCTGCGTGACCCCACTCCAGATTACCTAAAGCTGTATTATCAATTACCCAGTCCAGCTCTTCGATCGGAGTTCCCTGTTGTCTAACTTCTGCCATATACAACCTCACTTTATGATTATGATCATAGCCAACCAGAACTTCACTAGGCAAGCGTAAGCTCAAATTAATAGCCCTCGGATATACCGAGGGCTAAGTCTGCTGGTGGGCGGCGCCAGCACCGGCTAGAAAATTCTAGCTAGACGTAGATAACGTTGGCACGGGCCCACTCGAGGGCTGCTTGGGTGCGCTCGCGCGCCTCCAGCCACTTCTGCCCAGGCGAGCCGTCCCACCACCAGGCATTCCATGCCCAATCCGCTGGGTTAATGCACTCATAATGCATGTGGTGCAGAAACTGCCCTTGGTGCATGCCTTCGTTGCGGTTCACACCTGTCTGGACGTAGCCAACCTGCTCGAGCGCCTTAGCCGAGCCCTGATTGGGGCCGAAGACGCCGGAGTAGATGCAGCTGATGCCCAACTCGTCGAACGCATACATGGTGCGCGCTCGATGGCAGTGGCTAGCAATCCTCTTGCCCCAGTATTCGGGGCGGAAGATCAAGAAGCCACTGGTTGCCCGGCGGAACATGGTGTTGGTAGCCACATTATTGAAGCCACTGTTACCGATCACCTGCCATGTGTCACCCACCTTGACGTAAATGCCCCACCCAATCTGATCAGCAGCATTGCGCTGCTTGTCAAACCAGTCGTACTCATCTTCGAGCACAGGGGCAGTCTGCCTGCCAAGGTAGCGGTTCACAACACGGCTCTGCATCCCACCATTGAGAATGAACTCGGGCATATCCTCACGCCTGAGCGCAGCCATGCGGACCTCAATCGGATCCTCATCACACTGCTCGACGCTGAATTCCATAACCGATCCAAACATCACTTCTCCTTAATGTACTTGGGCTGGACACCCATTTTGGCCTTGAGAGAATTCCCAAGACTCGGTTTACTCCCGAAGATTGATTGATAACTTAAAAGCTCCCTGTTTCGGGAGCGTACCGCGACTTACGAATTGTCTAGATAATAGTTAACTCATGACACCTGTACGCTCAATATCTGCCTTGCCATTAGCAAGGACACCGGTAGACACCGACATCTGATACATACAAATTGTTGAGTTAAATCTACTCATAACCTTATTATAGCACATCTATGCTTATGCTTCAAGTACTTCTATGAACTTTGGAGCAATTTCGATCGCTGCTCGCTTGTTTGGATGATTGTCTAGC of the Candidatus Nomurabacteria bacterium genome contains:
- the pheT gene encoding phenylalanine--tRNA ligase subunit beta, with translation MRVSYNEIKRLTGLDVSVEEMVARIGSRLGEVEAVEDWGAKYKGALIVKVITCEKHPDADKLSICTVDDGGKNPDLKRDENGYIQVVCGAPNVHADMWAVWLQPGATVPASFADDEPFVLESREIRGVISNGMLASLKELAIGDDHNGIVELPESTRLEAIKPANEVPHVEALANFRRTEKYKPGDSFAEVFDLNDYVIEIENKMFTHRPDCFGELGVAREVAGIFGKQFTSPKWYQTEFSQTITADEQLVVRIETDLVSRFSALIVEDVEVRPSSLDVQINLTKAGYRPINNIVDITNYIMHAYGQPLHAYDYAKLAARSSGTPTLVARLSQSGEQLKLLNGKTIEFNQPAIVIATDQEIVGVGGVMGGADTEVDNSTTKVVLEAANFDMYSIRRTSMHYGLFSDAASRFNKGQSPWQTLACASIAAGEVVCSSSGMSYDKWYDVKSNLATNKPVSISSEFLNSRLGSSLSATEIQQLLTNVEFVVEAEADELSVTAPFWRTDIEIKEDIVEEVGRLYGYDNLALCLPKRSTKPVEVNQLFKTKAKIRSSLATIGANELLTYSFVHRSLLEKAGQKPEDSYAISNAISPDLHFYRQSLMPSLLDSVHQNIKAGYEEFALFEVGKTHNKVHGLDESGLPGEIEVTGLVFASKLKQRSGTGYYEAKEYLRRLAHAFGAELEFRPVPPETDFPITSPYDLSRSSLISIKNGSFLGIVGEFKPGVERAFRLPGACAGFEIETQALANWQAKSPYTELSRFPSSAQDITLQTTNSVSFGDLQSTVVEVLEQTGYKYTLSTVSIFEPEAGLKNTSFRIRLSSLDKTLTTQEVTDVIESIAQVGSQKYQARQI
- a CDS encoding GNAT family N-acetyltransferase encodes the protein MFGSVMEFSVEQCDEDPIEVRMAALRREDMPEFILNGGMQSRVVNRYLGRQTAPVLEDEYDWFDKQRNAADQIGWGIYVKVGDTWQVIGNSGFNNVATNTMFRRATSGFLIFRPEYWGKRIASHCHRARTMYAFDELGISCIYSGVFGPNQGSAKALEQVGYVQTGVNRNEGMHQGQFLHHMHYECINPADWAWNAWWWDGSPGQKWLEARERTQAALEWARANVIYV
- the pheS gene encoding phenylalanine--tRNA ligase subunit alpha, translated to MEYEFSEIAELATALQADFESSLDKTVILKDRRLGELLKAIKDRAPEERGKFGAELNRLKNEIQAQVDNWQAEQDAPKKEPIDVTAPFSVGENDSPTLVDSRLGSQHPIMQAQDEMLDIFYRMGFTSVESRQLDNQYYMFDSLNFPDGHPARDEYDTFILDEVDKNGRPLVAPAHTSNMQNRVLKARKAQLEAGEPIAVVVPGRVFRNEDLDARHEHTFYQIEGVYVAEGVTTAHLIATLKEFMQEYYQKEIEIKTQPFYFPFTEPSFEFAISCPFCDKQGCKVCGEGWIELLGCGMIHPNVLSEAGIDPEKYTGFAWGIGFMRMVMIKHGIEDIRHFQSGKLDFLRQFA